The genomic window GTTCGACGGCGCGCGCCACGACTCGGGCGACCCCTTTTTGTGGGGCGAGCGCATGATCGAGCACTACAAGGCCAACCGGTGCGACCCGCGCACCAAGACCCTGATCTTCAGCGACGGCCTGACCATTCCGCGCTGCATCGAGCTGTTCGAGCGCTTTCACGGCCGCGTGCAGGTGGCCTTCGGCGTGGGCACCAACCTGACCAACGACGTCGGCCCCAACGCCCTGCAGCTGGTGCTGAAGATGGTGCAGTGCAACGGCCAGCCGGTGGCCAAGATATCGGACACCCCCGGCAAGACCATGGTGGAGGACGAGGGCTACCTGAGCTACCTGCGCCAGGTGTTCGACCTGCCGGCGCCGCCCACGCCCGGCAGCGGCCCGGTCATCCGCACCGCGCCGGTGATGCTCTGATACTACTTTTTTTATAGCTGTTGGCGCATGTTCCATGAGCGCCATGGCCCGATTCAATCTGAAAATGACCATGACCCCCGCTTTCTGCCTCGCTTCTCGACCGCCGCGTCGGCGCATGGCGCTGGCGCCCGCGTGGTGCTTGCTGCCCGTCCTGCTGGCGCTGGCCGCGCCCGCCCACGCGGCCGAGCTGGACGGACGCCAGCTGTCGGCGCTGTGGGGCCTGCCCTTCGTCGGCATCCTGCTGTCGATCGCGGTCTGGCCGCTGGTCGGCCCGCACTTCTGGCACCACCATTTCGGCAAGATCGCCGCCGCCTGGTCGCTGGCCTTTTTGCTGCCGTTCGCGGGGGTGTTCGGCGCGCACACGGCGCTGGCCGGCCTGGTGCACGCGCTGCTGGCCGAATACATCCCTTTCATCCTGCTGCTGGTGGCGCTGTTCACCGTCTCGGGCGGCATCTACATCCGCGGCAACCTGCACGGCACGCCGCAGCTCAACGTGGCCATGCTGTTGATCGGCGGCGTGCTGGCCAGCTTCATGGGCACCACGGGCGCGTCCATGCTCTTGATCCGCCCGCTGATCCGCGCCAACGACAACCGGCCCGGCTGCGCGCACGTGGTGGTGTTCTTCATCTTCATCGTCAGCAACATCGGCGGCTCGCTCACGCCGCTGGGCGACCCGCCGCTGTTCCTGGGCTTTCTCAAGGGCGTGACCTTCTTCTGGACGGTGGACCACGTGTTCAAGGAAACGCTGTTCCTGGCGGCCATCCTGCTGGCGCTGTTCTACGCCATCGACCGCCACCTGTACCGCAAGCACGGCGTGACGCGGCCCGACCCCACGCCCGACACGCCCACGTTCGGCTTCGACGGCGCCATCAACTTCGTGCTGCTGGGCGCGGTGGTGGCGCTGGTGCTGATGAGCGGCGTCTGGGCGAGCCCGGTGTCGTTCGACGTCATGGGCACCGCCGTCGGCCTGCCGGGCCTGGTGCGCGACGTGGGCCTGGTGGTGGTCACCGGGGTGTCGATCGCCATCACGCCGCGCGCGGTGCACGAGTCCAACCAGTTCGACTGGGGCCCCATGCAGGAGGTGGCCAAGCTGTTCGCCGGCATCTTCCTGACCATCATCCCGGTCATCGCCATGCTGCAGGCCGGCGTGGACGGGCCCTTCGGCGCCATCGTGCGCGCGGTCACCCGCGCCGACGGCACGCCCAACCCGGCGGCCTACTTCTGGGCCACCGGCGCGCTCAGCTCCTTCCTGGACAACGCGCCGACCTACCTGGTGTTCTTCAACACCGCCGGCGGCGACGCCGCGCACCTGATGGGCCCCATGGCCGCCACCCTGGCGGCCATCAGCGCCGGCGCCGTGTTCATGGGCGCCAACACCTACATCGGCAACGCGCCCAACCTGATGGTCAAGGCCATCGCCGAGGACCGCGGCGTGAAGATGCCCAGCTTCTTCGGCTACATGGCCTGGAGCGGGGGCATCCTGATTCCGCTGTTCCTGCTCGTCACCTGGATCTTCTTCTGACATGCCGGAGCACGCCCCGCTCATCATCGACATCGCCGGCACCGCGCTGGCCGACGTGGACCGCCAGCGTCTGGCGCACCCGCTGGTGGGCGGTCTGATCCTGTTCGCGCGCAACTGGGAAAGCCGCGCGCAGCTGACGGCCCTGTGCGCGGCCGTCAAGCGCGTGCGGAGCGACCTGCTGATCGCGGTCGACCACGAAGGCGGGCGCGTGCAGCGCTTTCGCACCGACGGCTTCACCCACCTGCCGCCCATGCGCCGCCTGGGCGAGCTGTGGATGCAGGACGCCATGCGCGCGCAGGACGCCGCCACCGCCTGCGGCCACGTGCTGGGCGCCGAGCTGCGCGCCTGCGGGGTCGATCTGAGCTTTGCGCCCGTGCTCGACCTGGATTGGCAAATCATGACCCCCACGCCAGCGCATGCGCTGGCTGCCCCCAAAGGGGACGCGGGAAGCTTGGGGCGGCCCGGCGCTTCCCGTTCCGGCGTGATCGGCGACCGCGCCTTTCATGCTGATGCCCGCGTGGTCACCCTGCTGGCCAAGGGCCTGATGCACGGCCTGCTGCTGGCGGGTATGGCGCACTGCGGCAAGCACTTTCCCGGCCACGGCTTCGTCGCAGCCGACTCGCACACCGACGTGCCGCGCGACACGCGCTCGCTCAAGGCCATCCTGCAGGACGACGCCGCGCCCTACGGCTGGCTGGCCTGCAGCCTGCGCGCCGTCATGCCGGCGCACGTGATCTACAGCAAGGTGGACCGCCGCCCGGCTGGCTTCTCGACGCGCTGGCTGCAGGCCATCCTGCGTGAGCAGCTGGGCTTCGACGGCGCCATCGTCAGCGACGACCTGAGCATGGCTGGCGCGCGCCAGATCGAAGGGCGCACCGTCAGCCCGGCCGAGGCCGTGCTGGCCGCGCTGGACGCGGGCTGCGACCTCGCCCTGCTGTGCAACCAGTCGCTGGGGCAGGGCGCGGTGATCGACGACACCATCGACGCGCTGGCGCAGGCGCAGCTGCAAGGTCGCTGGCAGCCCAGCCCGGCCAGCGCCCAGCGCCGCATGGCCTTGTTGCCCGTGGGTGCGGCGCCCGACTGGGATGCGCTGATGCGCACGCCGGCCTATATTCATGCCCTGGAGCGCCTGCCTTGAACTTGTGGCCCCGGCCCGCATCTGAATCACCATGACCCACACCCCCTACGGATACCTGCCGCCCTCGGCGGCATCGCACGCCAACCCGCTGGAGCGCCTGCTCGGCCGCGTCATGGGCTGGCTGGGCTGGGTGGTGCTGATGCTGCTGGGCCTGGTGTTCGTCGTCAGCCTGCTGTTCTGGCTGGCCGTGATGGTGCTCTACAGCCTGGTGGCAGGCTGGATCACCGGCCGCCCGGCCACCGTCACCCTGCTGTGGCAGCGCTACCGCGCCATGGCCCGCCAGCACTGGCCGCGGCGCCCGGCGCGCCAGGGGACATCGCCCACGCCGCGTGCCGATGCCGCGCAGGCCACTGGCGCGGCGATGGAAACGGGCGTGCAGGACGTGGGCTGGCGCGAAGTGCAAGGCGGCGAAGAGGCGCCGCGCAAGGACTGATCACACCGCCACCGCCCGCGCCGAAATGGCGTAGCTGAAGTGCGCCGGGTCGTATTGATCGAACCAGCCCTCGGCGTTCTCGGCCATGGGGTACATCAAAAAACCGATCGGCTCGGCCGCCATGCTGCCCGGCAGGCGCACATCGTGCGCCCGGTTGTAGGCCATCCAGTTGCCCTCCCAGGCCCCGTGCAGGGCTGAGTACACCGGGGCGATCAACGGGTCGTCGCTGCGCTTGATCCACTCGGGGTGCTCCTGGCGCATCACCTTGGCCACGTCGGCCGGGTCCATGGCGGTCCAGCCGCTGGCCTGTAGGTAGACCTCGGCGCGGCAGTGCTGGGCACCGGTCAGCTTGTCCGAACCGCTGCCCAGCTGCTGGTAGCCAAAGGCCGAGGGCGCCAGGCGAATGCCGTACACGTCGCGTGCCGGCACGCCGACGGCGCGGCACAGGCCCACGAACAGCGCGTTCAGGTCGGCGCACTTGCCGCCCAGGTTGCCGGTTTCCAGCATGGTCTTGATGTCGCCTTCGCCGCAGCCCTTGACGGCGGGCTCGCGCCAGGCGTTGGCCACCATCCAGTCGTAGATGGCGCGGGCCTTGGCCTCGTCGCCGCGCGCGCCGCGGGTGGCTTGCAACGCCGTCTTGCGCACGATGCCGTCGGTGGGAATCCAGCGCGTGGCCTGCAGCGCGGCGCGCAGGGTGCTGGTGTCCTCGGGCACGGGGCGGGTGCCGGCCACCCGGCTTTGGGTGCGCACGCGGCAGGTCACTTCCAGGAAGGGCTGCTCCACGCCGGCATCGAACTGCGCCGCCACCATGCGCACGCCCTGCGCGCCGTCGAAGGCGATGCGGGCCTGGCCGTTGCTGCTGAAGCTGTCGGCCAGCGGAGTCTGCCAGCTGTCCTGCACCGAGGGCAGCGGCACCCAGGCGCGGGTGGCGCTGGTGGTGGCCGGCAGGGTGACGCGGGTGACGAGATCGAAGGTGCGCCAGTCGCCGGCTTGCGGCGCAAAGCGGGGGCTGCTGGCGGCGGGGGCGGCAAAGGCGCGGGGCAGGCTGGCGACAAGGCCAAGTCCGGCCGCGCGCCCGATGAGGGTGCGGCGATGCAAGTTCATGAAAGAGAACTCCGTTGGGTGAGGAAACACCTGTCGGCGCACACGAGGCCCGCGAAGCATGTCCGCGAAAAGCCAATGCCCCGAAGGCAGGTGGCCGCTGCACCCCGAGGGATACGCGGCGGAGCGGATTATCCGCCCAGCGCCTGGACCCAGCCCAGCGCCGGCGCGTCGCTCCAGTCCACCGCGCCGGTGATGGTGCGCTGCGGCCGGCCCCGGGTGTCGATCAGCACGGTGGTGGGAAACACCGTCACGCCCCAGGCGCGGGTGATGGCGCCTTGCGGGTCGGGCAGCACCGGCAGCGTCAGGCCGGTGGCCTGCGCGTAGCGGCGCACGCGCGGCAGGGGTTCGCGGGCGTTCACGGCCAGCACCGCCAGCCGCTCGCCTTCCAGCTCGGCCAGGGTCTGCAGGGCGGGCATTTCCTCCTTGCAGGGGGCGCACCAGGTGGCCCAGAAGTTGACCAGCACCGCGCGCCCGCGCAGGGCGGCCAGATCCCAGGCCTTGCCTTGCAGGTCGGTACCCGCCAGGGGCGGCAGGGCGCGGCTGGCGGGCCAGGGCTTGGCCACGTTCTGCGCCTGGGCGCCGGGCAGTGCCCCCGCCAGCAGCAGGCCGGCCAGGGTCAGGCGCCGCGTGGGCATCACACCCGCTCGGCCACCCAGGCCTGCACGCTCGCCAGCGCAGCGGGCAATGCCGCGGCGTTGGTGCCACCGGCCATCGCCATGTCAGGCTTGCCGCCGCCCTTGCCGCCCACCTGCTGGGCGACGAAGTTGACCAGCTCGCCGGCCTTGACCTTGGCGGTCTCGGCCTTGGTCACGCCGGCGGCGATCTGAACCTTGTCACCCTCGACGGCGGCCAGCACGATGGCGGCGGCCTTGAGCTTGTCCTTGAGCTTGTCCATCGTCTCGCGCAGCGTCTTGGCGTCGGCACCGGGCAGGGTGGCGGCCAGCACGCGGATGCCCTTGACCTCGACGGCCTGACCCGCCAACTCGTCGCCCTGCGATGAGGCGAGCTTGCCCTTGAGCTGGGCGATTTCCTTCTCGAGCGCGCGCACGTGCTCCAGCGTGCCGGCGATGCGCTGCGTCAGCTCGGCGCTGGGGGCCTTGAGCGCGCCGGCAGCTTCGTGCACCGTGGCTTCCAGCGACTGCAGGTAGGCCAGGGCGTTGACGCCGGTCACGCCTTCCACGCGCCGCACGCCGGCGGCCACGCCGCTCTCGGCCACGATCTTGAACAGGCCGATGTCGCCCGTGCGCGCCACGTGCGTGCCGCCGCACAGCTCGCGGCTGCTGCCGATGTCGAGCACGCGCACGCTCTCGCCGTACTTCTCGCCGAACAGCATCATGGCGCCGGTCTTTTGCGCGCTCTCGATGTCCATCACGCGCGCCTGGGTGGCGCTGTTGGCCAGGATTTCGGCGTTCACGCGCTGCTCGATCTCGGTGATCTGCGCGGGCGTGACGGGCGCGTTGTGCGCAAAGTCGAAGCGCGTCTTGTCGGCATCGACCAGCGAGCCCTTTTGCTGCACGTGCGCCCCCAGCACCTCGCGCAACGCCTTGTGCATCAGGTGCGTGACGCTGTGGTTGCGCATGGTGGCGGCGCGGCGCGCGGTGTCCACCTGCGCCTGCACGCTGTCGCCCACCTTCAGGCTGCCCGCTTGCAGCGTGCCGTGGTGGCCGAACACGTCGGCCTTGATCTTGAGCGTGTCGGTGACGGCGAAGCGCGCGCCGCCGGCGGTGATCGCGCCCGCATCGCCCACCTGGCCGCCGGATTCGGCGTAGAACGGGGTCACGTCCAGCACCACCACGCCGTTCTGGCCGGCTTTCAGCTCCTTAGCCGGTATGCCGTCTGCGTAGAGCGCTACGATTTTTGCAGTTTCTGCCAGGTGCTCGTAGCCGGTGAAGGTGCTGGCCGCGCCTTCGTAGGCCAGCGCGCGGTCCATCTTGAACTTGCCGGCCGCGCGGGCAGTGTCCTTCTGGTGCTGCATGGCGGCGTCGAAGCCCGCCTCGTCGACGGCCACGCCGCGCTCGCGGCATACGTCGTTGGTCAGGTCCAGCGGAAAGCCGTAGGTGTCGTGCAGCTTGAAGGCCAGCTCGCCGGGCAGCGTTTTGGCGCCCTCAACGGCTTGACCGTTGACCACGGTCGGGGCCAGCGCGCCGTCGAGGATCTCCATGCCATGCGCCAGCGTCTCGAAGAAGCGCTCTTCCTCGGCCTTCAGCACGCTGGTGATGTGCGCCTGCTGCTCGGCCAGGCGCGGGTAGGCGGTGCCCATCTGCGCGACCAGCGGCGCCACCAGCTTGTGGAAGAAGGGGGTCTTTTGCCCCAGCTTGTAGCCGTGGCGGATGGCGCGGCGGATGATGCGCCGCTGCACGTAGCCGCGGCCCTCGTTGCCGGGGATCACGCCGTCGCTGACCAGGAAGGACGTGGCGCGGATGTGGTCGGCAATCACCTTGAGCGAGGGGTTGGCCAGGTCGGTGCAGCCGGTCTCGCGCGCGGCGGCGGCGATCAGCGCCTGGAACAGGTCGATCTCGTAGTTGCTGTGCACGTGCTGCAGGATGGCGGCCAGGCGCTCCAGGCCCATGCCGGTGTCCACGCAGGGCGCGGGCAGCCTGGTCACGCTGCCGTCCTCGGCCATGTCGAACTGCATGAACACGTGGTTCCAGATCTCGATGAAGCGGTCGCCGTCCTCGTCGGGCGATCCGGGCGGGCCGCCCGGGATCTCGGGGCCGTGGTCGTAGAAGATCTCGCTGCACGGCCCGCAGGGGCCGGTGTCGGCCATCATCCAGAAGTTGTCGCTCTTGTACTTGCCGCCCTTGTTGTCGCCGATGCGGATCACGCGCTCGGGCGGCAGGCCGATCACCTTCGTCCAGATGTCGTAGGCCTCGTCGTCCTCGTGGTAGACGGTGGCCAGCAGCTTGTCGGCCGGCAGGCCGTAGACCCGGGTCAGCAGCTCCCAGCCCCATTCGATCGACTCGCGCTTGAAGTAGTCGCCGAAGCTCCAGTTGCCCAGCATCTCGAAGAAGGTGTGGTGGCGCGCGGTGTAGCCCACGTTCTCCAGGTCGTTGTGCTTGCCGCCGGCGCGCAGGCAGGCCTGCACGCTGGTGGCGCGCTTGTACGGGCGCTGGTCGGTGCCCAGGAACACGTCCTTGAACTGCACCATGCCGCTGTTGGTGAACATCAGCGTCGGGTCGTTGCCGGGCACCAGCGGGCTGGAGGGCACGACGGTGTGGCCCTTGGCGGCAAAGAAGTCCAGGAAGCTCTGGCGGATGTCGGCGACCGACATGGGGGGTTGGCTGGTTTTCATAAACGTTTTGGCTTGTAGCGCTTGTCCAGAAAGCGCAATCAGCTCAGCAATTGATAGCGAAGTCCGGTGAATTTGGCAAAATCCTTGTCGAAGGTCAGCACCTCGGCGCCGTGCTCGATGGCCAGTGCGGCGATGTGGGCGTCGTTGGTCAGGTTGCCGGCCACGCCCGCTTCGAGCAGCAGGCGCGAGACGAGATCCAGGTGGCGAACCCCCGGCTGGAGCAACTGCGCCCGGGGGTGCTGCAGCCATTCGTGGACCAGCGCCAGCGCGTCGGCTACGGCCAGTGGCCTGGGCATGATGCCGCTGCGCGTGGCCACGCGGATAAAGCCGATCAGCGGCAGCCAGGCGAGTGCCACGCCTGCGTTGTCGGAGAACGCTTGTTGCAATGCCTGTTGCGCGACCCGGTGGTGCGGGCTGCGGTCATATACCGCGTTGAACAGCACGTTGGTGTCCAGCAGCCTCATGGTTCACGCAGCATCTGGGCGATCAGCTCGGCGTCTTCCAGGTTGCCCGCCAGCTTGTTGAGCTGCGTCAGGTCGATCGTGGGCTCGCCCATGTCGAAGGTGCGCTGCACGAAGGGCGGTATGTCCTCGGCCACGCGCGCGGGCACCGCCGAGATCGGCACGATCTTGGCCACCGGCTTGTTGTGGCGCGTGATGACCACTTCCTCGCCGCGCTCGGCGCGGGCGACCAGCTCGCTCAGGTGGGTCTTGGCCTCGAACAGGCCGATGGCGGCAGCGGTCATGGCGGGCCTTTTGGAAATTGGTTGAATCAACCAGATTTTACGTGCAAAGGCGCCCCATGCCGGCGCCCGGGCCTCACGCCGCCTGCTTGGCCACCGCCGCAAACGCGCTGCCCGGCAGCCAGGCGCGCAGCCGGGCCGCCAGCTCGGGCGTGCCGGTCAGGCGCAGCGCGCCGCTGCCCATGGCGCGCTGCCAGTCGCTGTAGCCCAGCCACACCTCGGTCAGCGTGCGCAGGTCGGTGCTGACGTACAGGTCGACGTCGAAACCCGGATCGACGGTGCACAGGTCGGGCTCGTGCCCGCGCTCGACCAGCAGCCAGTAGTTGCGCTCGGGCGGCGCGCGGTCGCTGAAGATGAATTCGATGGTGGTGCGCGCCGCCGGCACCGGCTCGGGCCGCACGTTGCGGCGGATGTCCCACATCAGCAGGTTGGCGTCCAGGTGCCGCAGCGTGGCCTCGGTCGTCACCCAGCGCTGGCCCCACACGCCCACGGCCTCGACGATGGGGCGCAGCTCCTGGCCGGCCGCCGTCAGGTGGTATTCGTGCGCATCGGCGCCGCGCGCCGGCGCCGTGCGCGCCACGATGCCGCAGGCCTCCAGCTCCCTCAGCCGCTTGGCCAGCAGGGCCGAGGACATGCGCGGCACGCCGCGGCGCAGGTCGTTGAAGTGGCACGAGCCCAGCATCAGCTCGCGCACCAGCAGCAGCGTCCAGCGGTTGCACAGCACCTCGGCGGCCATGGCCACGGGGCAGAACTGGCGGTAGCTGACGTTGGACATGGACGTTCTCCGGCGCCGGCGGCGGCGCTGCGCCATTCAATCTACGCCGCCGGGGGCGCGAGCGCCAGTTCAGAAGCTGAACCACCGCGGTTCAGAACGAGAACTTGAAAGCCGCCGGGCCCACCGCGCAGCATGGGTGCCCCGGTTCACGCCGCTTCTTGCTGGAGAGTCTCATGTCCACCGCCACTCTTGAATCGCCCGCGCTCGACTACGCCGCGCTCAAGCAGCGCCAGCACGCCGTCTGGTCCTCGGGCGACTACGCCATCCTGGGCACCACCCTGCAGATCATGGGCGAGAGCCTGTGCGAGGCGGTCGATTTGCGCGCCGGCAGCCAGGTGCTGGACGTGGCCGCCGGCAACGGCAACGCCACGCTGGCGGCGGCGCGCCGCTTTGCCCACGTCACCTCCACCGACTACGTGGACGCGCTGCTCGAGCGCGGGCGCGAGCGCGCCGCCGCCGAGCGGCTGCAGGTCAGCTTTCGGCACGCCGACGCCGAGGCGCTGCCCTTTGCCGACGCGCGCTTCGACGTCGCGCTGTCCACTGTGGGCGTGATGTTCACCCCCAACCAGCAGCGGGCCGCCGCCGAGCTGGTGCGCGTGGTGCGCCCGGGCGGGCGCATCGGCCTGGCCTGCTGGACGCCCGAGGGCTTCATCGGCCAGGTGCTCAAGGCCGTGGGCCGCCACCTGCCGGCGCCGCCCGCCGGCCTGAGCTCGCCCCTGCGCTGGGGCACCGAGGCCGGCCTGCGCGAGCTGTTTCCCGGTCAGCGCATCCAGGCCACGCCGCGCGAGTTCATGTTCCGCTACGAATCGGCTCAGCACTGGGTGGACGTGTTCCGCGCCTTCTACGGCCCGGTGCACCGCGCCTTCGCCGCGCTGGCGCCCGACGAGCAGAAGGGGCTCGAAGGCGAAATCCTGGAGTTGCTGGCGCGCTTCAACCGCGCCGGCGCCGATTCGCTGGTGGTGCCCGGCGCGTACCTGGAGGCGGTGATCGAGCGCGCCCCGTGAGCGGCCTTGCAGCAACCGAGCACGCACCTCGACTCCGGGAGCCTTCCATGACCGACACGACCAAACTCCGCGTCCTGCCGCTGGCGCTGCGCACGATCGGCGTGGTGCTGATCTTCGGCCTGTACCCGCTCACGGTGCTGTGGCCCAGCGGCTGGACCTGGCACCACGGGGGCCCCTCGTACTACCTGCAGATGATCCTGGGCATTTACGCGAGCCTGGGCGTCTTCCTGTGGCTGGCCGCCCGCAACCCGGCGCTTCACCAGGGCCTGATCGCGTTCACCATCTGGTCCAGCGTGGTCCACGCCCTGATCATGGCCGTCCAGGCCATCGTCAGCCCCGAGCACATGGGCCACCTGGTTGGCGACGTCCCCGCGCTGCTGCTGATCGCCGCCGTGCTGGCCTACCTCTGCCCCAGCGCCGCGCGGGGCGACTTCAGCGCGGCCTTCACCCAGCCGGGTGGCCCCGCCGCCACCCGTCAGCGCGCCGCAAACGTCGCCAGCCGGTGATAGCGCGGCGGCTGCGCCTGCAGGTCCGACCAGACCAGGTCGACCGCCTGCACGCGCCAGCCGATGGGCGCGGGGCGCAGCACGGCGATGGTGCCGCGCGGGGCATGCCACAGCTCGGCGCGCGTCAGCGCAAGGTCGAACGGCGCAAAGCGCAGCTCCGCCAGCGCGGCGCGCCAGGCCCGCTCGCGCCCGGCGTCCACCGCGTTGAAGAACTGCAGCGTCACGTGCATGCGCTCGGGCAGCGGGCGCAGGCGCGCCGGCAGTCCGCTCCAGCCCTGGCGCGCGGCGTCGATGGCCGCGCGCGCCGGCGCATCGGCAAACAGCGCGGTGAACAGGCGGCGCGGGGCGGGGACTCGGGCGCTTCGGTCATGGCGCATTGTCTCGCCACGGGTGCGGCCCGCGCATGGGTCAGAATGGCTGGTCCGGGCTGAAGGTGGCCAAGGGGCAGTTTTACAAACAAAATGAGCCGATGGCCCGTGCCAACAAAGCGCAAACAGCTATCAAACCAATAGTAACCTGGTCTTGATCACCCCCACCGATTTCATCGCCCAATGGGGCCCTGGCGGTCCCGCCGCGCACCTGAACGAGGAGCAGGGCGCGCAAAGCCACTTCCTGGACCTGTGCGATCTGCTGGGTGGTTGCAAGGAGGCTGGTTCATGAGCGATCACCGAGCATTGCAAGCGGCGATGCTGGGCATCTGCCTGGCGGTGGGGACAGCGGCGCCCGCCATGGCATGGAAGCTCACCCCCGAGGCGACGACGACCGAGCGCAGGCTGGCTGCGTATTCGGCCAGCCGCTTGCAACGCGCGATCAACAGCGGGGCTTTTTGGGGTGTGGCGGTGGTAGGGCACCCGGTGCACGAAGACATCACGCGGCGTGCGCTGCAATGCCCAGCCGATGGGGCTGAGACGCCAGGTTGCGAGTTTGATATCCGCTATCAGGTGGCGGGTGTGCGCTGGAATGACGACCCAGCGTTCAAGTTTCTGCCGGGGCGAGGCGGGTATGCGGGCTGCACGGCGGGCCAGACGGTGCGTTTGGTCACGCAGCCGATGTGCTGGGGGCAAGTGTTTCGGCATGGCGAGAGTGCGGCCGGCCGTGGCGTGCGCATGACCGGCGCCAACTCCAATTTGCTGGTGCGTTCGCACTTCGGTGACCTGCAATTCCTGCACGCCATGGCGATCGCGGA from Burkholderiaceae bacterium includes these protein-coding regions:
- a CDS encoding sodium:proton antiporter; the protein is MALAPAWCLLPVLLALAAPAHAAELDGRQLSALWGLPFVGILLSIAVWPLVGPHFWHHHFGKIAAAWSLAFLLPFAGVFGAHTALAGLVHALLAEYIPFILLLVALFTVSGGIYIRGNLHGTPQLNVAMLLIGGVLASFMGTTGASMLLIRPLIRANDNRPGCAHVVVFFIFIVSNIGGSLTPLGDPPLFLGFLKGVTFFWTVDHVFKETLFLAAILLALFYAIDRHLYRKHGVTRPDPTPDTPTFGFDGAINFVLLGAVVALVLMSGVWASPVSFDVMGTAVGLPGLVRDVGLVVVTGVSIAITPRAVHESNQFDWGPMQEVAKLFAGIFLTIIPVIAMLQAGVDGPFGAIVRAVTRADGTPNPAAYFWATGALSSFLDNAPTYLVFFNTAGGDAAHLMGPMAATLAAISAGAVFMGANTYIGNAPNLMVKAIAEDRGVKMPSFFGYMAWSGGILIPLFLLVTWIFF
- the nagZ gene encoding beta-N-acetylhexosaminidase, translating into MPEHAPLIIDIAGTALADVDRQRLAHPLVGGLILFARNWESRAQLTALCAAVKRVRSDLLIAVDHEGGRVQRFRTDGFTHLPPMRRLGELWMQDAMRAQDAATACGHVLGAELRACGVDLSFAPVLDLDWQIMTPTPAHALAAPKGDAGSLGRPGASRSGVIGDRAFHADARVVTLLAKGLMHGLLLAGMAHCGKHFPGHGFVAADSHTDVPRDTRSLKAILQDDAAPYGWLACSLRAVMPAHVIYSKVDRRPAGFSTRWLQAILREQLGFDGAIVSDDLSMAGARQIEGRTVSPAEAVLAALDAGCDLALLCNQSLGQGAVIDDTIDALAQAQLQGRWQPSPASAQRRMALLPVGAAPDWDALMRTPAYIHALERLP
- a CDS encoding transglutaminase domain-containing protein; protein product: MNLHRRTLIGRAAGLGLVASLPRAFAAPAASSPRFAPQAGDWRTFDLVTRVTLPATTSATRAWVPLPSVQDSWQTPLADSFSSNGQARIAFDGAQGVRMVAAQFDAGVEQPFLEVTCRVRTQSRVAGTRPVPEDTSTLRAALQATRWIPTDGIVRKTALQATRGARGDEAKARAIYDWMVANAWREPAVKGCGEGDIKTMLETGNLGGKCADLNALFVGLCRAVGVPARDVYGIRLAPSAFGYQQLGSGSDKLTGAQHCRAEVYLQASGWTAMDPADVAKVMRQEHPEWIKRSDDPLIAPVYSALHGAWEGNWMAYNRAHDVRLPGSMAAEPIGFLMYPMAENAEGWFDQYDPAHFSYAISARAVAV
- a CDS encoding TlpA family protein disulfide reductase, which codes for MPTRRLTLAGLLLAGALPGAQAQNVAKPWPASRALPPLAGTDLQGKAWDLAALRGRAVLVNFWATWCAPCKEEMPALQTLAELEGERLAVLAVNAREPLPRVRRYAQATGLTLPVLPDPQGAITRAWGVTVFPTTVLIDTRGRPQRTITGAVDWSDAPALGWVQALGG
- the alaS gene encoding alanine--tRNA ligase, with amino-acid sequence MSVADIRQSFLDFFAAKGHTVVPSSPLVPGNDPTLMFTNSGMVQFKDVFLGTDQRPYKRATSVQACLRAGGKHNDLENVGYTARHHTFFEMLGNWSFGDYFKRESIEWGWELLTRVYGLPADKLLATVYHEDDEAYDIWTKVIGLPPERVIRIGDNKGGKYKSDNFWMMADTGPCGPCSEIFYDHGPEIPGGPPGSPDEDGDRFIEIWNHVFMQFDMAEDGSVTRLPAPCVDTGMGLERLAAILQHVHSNYEIDLFQALIAAAARETGCTDLANPSLKVIADHIRATSFLVSDGVIPGNEGRGYVQRRIIRRAIRHGYKLGQKTPFFHKLVAPLVAQMGTAYPRLAEQQAHITSVLKAEEERFFETLAHGMEILDGALAPTVVNGQAVEGAKTLPGELAFKLHDTYGFPLDLTNDVCRERGVAVDEAGFDAAMQHQKDTARAAGKFKMDRALAYEGAASTFTGYEHLAETAKIVALYADGIPAKELKAGQNGVVVLDVTPFYAESGGQVGDAGAITAGGARFAVTDTLKIKADVFGHHGTLQAGSLKVGDSVQAQVDTARRAATMRNHSVTHLMHKALREVLGAHVQQKGSLVDADKTRFDFAHNAPVTPAQITEIEQRVNAEILANSATQARVMDIESAQKTGAMMLFGEKYGESVRVLDIGSSRELCGGTHVARTGDIGLFKIVAESGVAAGVRRVEGVTGVNALAYLQSLEATVHEAAGALKAPSAELTQRIAGTLEHVRALEKEIAQLKGKLASSQGDELAGQAVEVKGIRVLAATLPGADAKTLRETMDKLKDKLKAAAIVLAAVEGDKVQIAAGVTKAETAKVKAGELVNFVAQQVGGKGGGKPDMAMAGGTNAAALPAALASVQAWVAERV
- a CDS encoding PIN domain-containing protein, with translation MLFNAVYDRSPHHRVAQQALQQAFSDNAGVALAWLPLIGFIRVATRSGIMPRPLAVADALALVHEWLQHPRAQLLQPGVRHLDLVSRLLLEAGVAGNLTNDAHIAALAIEHGAEVLTFDKDFAKFTGLRYQLLS
- a CDS encoding type II toxin-antitoxin system Phd/YefM family antitoxin, with the translated sequence MTAAAIGLFEAKTHLSELVARAERGEEVVITRHNKPVAKIVPISAVPARVAEDIPPFVQRTFDMGEPTIDLTQLNKLAGNLEDAELIAQMLREP
- a CDS encoding helix-turn-helix transcriptional regulator, with translation MSNVSYRQFCPVAMAAEVLCNRWTLLLVRELMLGSCHFNDLRRGVPRMSSALLAKRLRELEACGIVARTAPARGADAHEYHLTAAGQELRPIVEAVGVWGQRWVTTEATLRHLDANLLMWDIRRNVRPEPVPAARTTIEFIFSDRAPPERNYWLLVERGHEPDLCTVDPGFDVDLYVSTDLRTLTEVWLGYSDWQRAMGSGALRLTGTPELAARLRAWLPGSAFAAVAKQAA
- a CDS encoding methyltransferase domain-containing protein, encoding MSTATLESPALDYAALKQRQHAVWSSGDYAILGTTLQIMGESLCEAVDLRAGSQVLDVAAGNGNATLAAARRFAHVTSTDYVDALLERGRERAAAERLQVSFRHADAEALPFADARFDVALSTVGVMFTPNQQRAAAELVRVVRPGGRIGLACWTPEGFIGQVLKAVGRHLPAPPAGLSSPLRWGTEAGLRELFPGQRIQATPREFMFRYESAQHWVDVFRAFYGPVHRAFAALAPDEQKGLEGEILELLARFNRAGADSLVVPGAYLEAVIERAP